From Sphingomonas sp. Leaf357, the proteins below share one genomic window:
- a CDS encoding pyridoxal-dependent decarboxylase, exosortase A system-associated, translated as MKPMGPVPPEFAGEGALSIGGRSAEHWAAEGGTPLFVYDLNVVRARAAALRAHMPAGLDVHFAIKANPLPALVGAVAPLFDGLDVASAGELEVALTAKPAAAISFAGPGKRDGELEAAIRAGATINLESPGECDRALAIGDRIGITPRLAVRVNPDFELRGSGMKMGGRASPFGIEVDEAVAVVTKLRAAGAEWRGFHIFAGSQALDAAAIIEMQAATLQLAARLSEQVGARPPLVNLGGGFGIPYFAGDSAIDLPAIGAALGRELDRRADILSEAKFAIELGRFIVGECGVYLTRVIERKVSRGETFLVVDGGLHHQLAASGNFGTVVKRNYPVAVATAAAGTPTETVNVVGCLCTPLDRLADRATLPVAGPGDLIAVFLAGAYGRSASPTAFLGHPMPAELLADTPAS; from the coding sequence ATGAAGCCGATGGGGCCTGTGCCGCCGGAATTCGCGGGCGAGGGGGCCTTGTCGATCGGCGGACGCTCGGCTGAACACTGGGCGGCCGAGGGCGGCACGCCGTTGTTCGTCTACGACCTGAACGTCGTCCGGGCGCGAGCGGCGGCGCTTCGCGCGCACATGCCCGCCGGGCTGGACGTGCACTTCGCGATCAAGGCCAATCCCTTGCCGGCGTTGGTCGGTGCGGTGGCACCCTTGTTCGATGGGCTGGACGTGGCGTCGGCGGGGGAGTTGGAGGTCGCGCTGACCGCCAAGCCGGCGGCCGCGATCAGCTTTGCCGGACCGGGCAAGCGGGACGGTGAGCTGGAGGCGGCGATCCGGGCGGGCGCGACGATCAATCTGGAATCCCCAGGCGAATGCGATCGGGCGCTGGCGATCGGCGATCGGATCGGCATCACGCCGCGCCTTGCCGTGCGGGTGAACCCGGACTTCGAATTGCGCGGATCGGGCATGAAGATGGGTGGGCGCGCCTCTCCGTTCGGGATCGAGGTGGACGAGGCCGTCGCCGTGGTGACGAAGCTCCGCGCGGCCGGGGCGGAGTGGCGCGGCTTCCATATCTTCGCGGGATCGCAGGCGCTGGATGCGGCCGCGATCATCGAGATGCAGGCCGCGACTTTGCAGCTGGCGGCGCGACTGTCGGAGCAGGTCGGCGCGCGACCGCCCCTGGTGAACCTCGGCGGCGGGTTCGGCATTCCGTACTTCGCGGGTGACAGCGCGATCGATCTTCCCGCAATTGGCGCGGCGCTGGGCCGGGAGCTCGATCGGCGCGCGGACATCCTGTCCGAGGCAAAGTTCGCGATCGAACTGGGGCGCTTCATCGTCGGGGAATGCGGTGTCTATCTGACACGGGTGATCGAGCGGAAGGTCAGTCGCGGCGAGACCTTCCTCGTCGTCGATGGCGGGCTGCACCACCAGCTTGCCGCATCGGGCAATTTCGGGACGGTGGTGAAACGCAACTATCCCGTCGCCGTCGCCACCGCCGCCGCCGGAACCCCGACCGAGACGGTGAACGTGGTTGGTTGCCTGTGCACGCCGCTCGACCGGCTGGCCGATCGGGCGACGCTGCCGGTTGCCGGTCCGGGTGATCTGATCGCGGTGTTCCTGGCCGGGGCGTATGGCCGATCCGCCAGCCCGACGGCGTTCCTCGGCCACCCCATGCCGGCCGAGCTGCTGGCCGATACACCCGCTTCCTAA
- a CDS encoding AAA family ATPase, whose amino-acid sequence MRKIKPSLLERAAQIYDFEAHLRTRDGAAPIHDEIDAPVVDQPESKAGLLRPRAAGGVAIDRAMLEEQGLLVPGAAIGALAEEFRQVKRQMLITARSVRREDADRSRTILICSANPDEGKTYCAVNLAISMAAERDTEVLLIDADFAKPDVMNRLGVRDSAGLLDALGDQRIDVESCVVRTDIPQLSLLPAGTKTHQDTELLASGRTRELIAALLAADPRRILIFDSPPALAASPASVLAGEVGQVLVVVRADKTGESDLREAVGELDGCEQIQLILNAVSFAPGGRRFGSYYAQDEAK is encoded by the coding sequence ATGCGGAAAATCAAGCCGTCGCTGCTGGAACGTGCGGCACAGATCTACGATTTCGAGGCGCATCTGCGCACTCGGGACGGTGCCGCGCCGATCCATGACGAGATCGATGCGCCGGTCGTGGACCAGCCGGAGTCAAAGGCGGGTCTGTTGCGACCGCGCGCGGCCGGCGGCGTCGCGATCGATCGGGCGATGCTCGAAGAGCAGGGTTTGCTCGTGCCCGGCGCGGCGATCGGCGCGCTGGCGGAGGAATTCCGCCAGGTGAAGCGCCAGATGCTGATCACCGCGCGCTCCGTGCGCCGGGAAGATGCGGACCGGTCGCGTACGATCCTGATCTGCTCGGCCAATCCGGACGAGGGCAAGACCTATTGCGCGGTCAATCTCGCCATTTCGATGGCGGCGGAACGCGATACCGAAGTGCTGCTGATCGACGCCGATTTCGCCAAGCCGGACGTGATGAACCGGCTGGGGGTGCGCGACAGCGCGGGTCTGCTCGATGCGTTGGGCGATCAGCGTATCGACGTGGAAAGCTGTGTCGTGCGCACCGACATTCCCCAATTGAGCCTGTTGCCGGCCGGGACCAAGACCCACCAGGATACGGAGTTGCTCGCCAGCGGGCGGACGCGCGAACTGATCGCCGCTTTGCTCGCCGCCGATCCGCGCCGCATCCTGATCTTCGATTCGCCACCGGCTCTGGCCGCGTCGCCGGCGTCGGTGCTGGCGGGCGAGGTCGGGCAGGTGCTGGTCGTGGTGCGCGCCGACAAGACCGGCGAGAGCGATCTGCGCGAGGCGGTCGGCGAACTCGATGGCTGCGAGCAGATTCAGCTGATCCTCAATGCGGTGTCGTTCGCCCCCGGCGGACGGCGCTTCGGCAGCTATTATGCACAGGACGAGGCGAAATGA
- a CDS encoding XrtA system polysaccharide deacetylase, translated as MRHALSVDVEDWFQVGAFEKVIDKSDWDSLETRVERNTDAVLALFGESGVKATFFTLGWVAERYPQLIRRIADAGHEVASHGWDHQRVFTMDAPMFRADLARARKVLEDAGGQAVTGYRAPSFSIDQRTPWAHVELAEAGYTYSSSVAPLKHDHYGWPEAPRYAFRPLKDADLIEVPVTVADLAGRRMATGGGFFRLLPSALMNYAVGQVSAEGQPAVFYFHPWEIDPGQPRVANAPLRSKVRHYSRLGAMAGKLRGLIGRHDWGRMDAVVAEARTALQ; from the coding sequence ATGCGCCACGCGCTGTCCGTCGATGTCGAGGACTGGTTCCAGGTCGGCGCCTTCGAGAAGGTGATCGACAAGAGCGACTGGGACAGCTTGGAAACCCGAGTCGAGCGCAACACGGATGCCGTGCTGGCGCTGTTCGGCGAGAGCGGGGTGAAGGCGACGTTTTTCACCTTGGGTTGGGTGGCCGAGCGCTATCCGCAACTGATCCGCCGCATCGCCGATGCCGGGCATGAGGTGGCGAGCCACGGCTGGGACCACCAGCGCGTCTTCACGATGGATGCGCCGATGTTCCGCGCCGATCTGGCGCGCGCGCGGAAGGTGCTGGAGGACGCCGGAGGACAGGCCGTGACGGGATACCGGGCGCCGAGCTTCTCGATCGATCAGCGCACGCCCTGGGCCCATGTCGAACTGGCCGAGGCGGGATACACCTATTCGTCCAGCGTCGCGCCGCTGAAGCACGATCATTACGGCTGGCCGGAAGCGCCGCGCTACGCCTTCAGGCCTTTGAAGGATGCCGATCTGATCGAGGTGCCGGTGACGGTGGCCGATCTGGCCGGGCGGCGCATGGCGACGGGGGGCGGGTTCTTCCGCCTGTTGCCCTCGGCGCTGATGAACTACGCGGTGGGTCAGGTGTCGGCCGAGGGCCAGCCGGCAGTGTTTTATTTTCACCCGTGGGAGATCGATCCCGGCCAGCCGCGTGTCGCGAATGCGCCGCTGCGATCGAAGGTGCGACACTACAGCCGGCTGGGCGCGATGGCCGGCAAGCTGCGCGGATTGATCGGTCGGCACGACTGGGGGCGGATGGACGCGGTGGTCGCCGAGGCGCGGACCGCGTTGCAATGA
- a CDS encoding TIGR03087 family PEP-CTERM/XrtA system glycosyltransferase — protein sequence MGGILFLAHRVPYPPDRGDKIRGFNILKFLSARQRVHLIAFADDERDMEDKSGLAEYAGSRSIFWRSKSQVVAAVQALLRRRPVSLTAFENRPLQEAVDALLAEHAIDTIYVFSSQMAQYLPANTKARVIMDFVDMDSAKFAAYGKAQRGPMGWMMRREGRLLAAYERGVARQAAASLFVSEAEADLFQDQTGADRVFAVENGIDTEFFDPAATFERRQADVQLLVFTGQMDYRPNIEAVTWFVEAILPHVLIEFPRARFAIVGRAPTDAVKALAQRPGVIVTGEVADVRGWLAAASVVVAPLKLARGVQNKVLEAMAMARPVVASAPAAEGIDHGDTIRVGETAGEIARQIGMLLASPEIGEMLGGKARAQVRKRYSWDARLAPLDAIIGTHVEDWPRAGASA from the coding sequence ATGGGGGGCATCCTGTTCCTGGCACACCGCGTGCCGTATCCGCCCGATCGTGGCGACAAGATTCGCGGATTCAACATCCTGAAGTTTCTCTCGGCGCGCCAGCGCGTGCACCTGATCGCGTTCGCCGACGACGAGCGCGACATGGAGGACAAGAGCGGCCTTGCCGAATATGCCGGCAGCCGCTCGATTTTCTGGCGATCCAAATCGCAAGTCGTGGCGGCCGTGCAGGCGCTGCTGCGCCGCCGGCCGGTATCGCTCACCGCGTTCGAGAACCGGCCCTTGCAGGAGGCGGTCGATGCGCTGCTGGCGGAACATGCGATCGACACGATCTACGTCTTCTCCAGCCAGATGGCGCAGTATCTGCCGGCCAATACCAAGGCCCGCGTCATCATGGATTTCGTCGATATGGATTCGGCGAAGTTCGCCGCCTACGGCAAGGCGCAGCGCGGGCCGATGGGCTGGATGATGCGGCGCGAGGGGCGGTTGCTCGCCGCTTATGAGCGCGGGGTGGCCCGGCAGGCCGCGGCAAGTCTGTTCGTCAGCGAAGCCGAGGCGGACCTCTTCCAAGACCAGACCGGGGCGGATCGCGTGTTCGCGGTAGAGAACGGCATCGACACCGAATTCTTCGATCCCGCCGCGACGTTCGAACGCCGACAGGCGGACGTGCAACTGCTCGTCTTCACCGGACAGATGGATTACCGACCCAATATCGAAGCGGTGACGTGGTTCGTGGAAGCGATCCTGCCGCACGTCCTGATCGAATTTCCGCGGGCGCGTTTCGCGATCGTCGGCCGTGCACCGACCGATGCGGTGAAGGCGCTGGCGCAGCGACCTGGCGTGATCGTGACCGGCGAGGTGGCGGATGTGCGGGGCTGGCTTGCCGCCGCGTCCGTCGTGGTCGCGCCGTTAAAGCTTGCCCGCGGCGTCCAGAACAAGGTGCTGGAGGCGATGGCGATGGCCCGGCCGGTGGTCGCCTCGGCTCCGGCGGCCGAGGGGATCGATCATGGCGACACGATTCGGGTCGGCGAGACGGCCGGGGAGATCGCCCGACAGATCGGCATGCTGCTGGCCAGTCCCGAAATCGGCGAAATGCTGGGCGGCAAGGCGCGGGCTCAGGTGAGGAAGCGCTATAGCTGGGATGCGAGGCTCGCGCCGCTCGATGCGATCATCGGCACGCACGTCGAGGATTGGCCGCGCGCTGGTGCCAGCGCATGA
- a CDS encoding XrtA system polysaccharide chain length determinant, whose translation MSGLYDEVRVVLHTIWKRRWLAMAVAWAIAIVGWLFVSQIPNSYESKARVFVQMQSILPSTVGITTADQQKDVDRVRQTLTSAVNLEKVVRGTDLANTVQTDRDTADRVAGLQKAITITAQQDNLFEITAKGSSPKVTRAIVQKLIDIFVEENLAGDRDETTQSLRFLDAQLEQRQKQLQDAEAKKTDFQNRYLGSLPGTGTLTDRMGAARSAMAQVDSDLAAAQSSLAAVNGQMAGTPATVAGPPGTVTTGPARARLAAIQGQIAEARSRGFTDNHPDMIALKSQLGAATAAARSEPVGSGGAGGASANPLYLSLRSMQADKQSQVAALSMRKAQLQADLDTINSKLAGDPAVAAEQGQIERNYAVLKDQYDKMLADREDIKLRGQAQTQTDSIKFSVIDPPSAPRVPSAPNRPMLLTGVLIVAIGGGIGAAFAFGQLKTTFATAARLERATGMPVIGSIGEAVTAAQIAARRRNLMYFGGGAAALGAAYVALLGVEMVSRGLAA comes from the coding sequence ATGAGCGGACTTTATGACGAGGTCCGGGTCGTGCTGCACACGATCTGGAAACGGCGCTGGCTGGCGATGGCGGTGGCCTGGGCGATCGCGATCGTCGGGTGGCTGTTCGTATCGCAAATTCCGAATTCGTACGAATCGAAGGCGCGCGTGTTCGTGCAGATGCAGTCGATCCTGCCTTCGACCGTGGGCATCACCACCGCCGACCAGCAGAAGGACGTGGACCGGGTTCGCCAGACGCTGACGAGCGCGGTCAATCTGGAGAAGGTGGTGCGTGGCACCGACCTCGCCAACACGGTGCAGACCGATCGCGATACCGCGGACCGCGTGGCCGGCCTGCAGAAGGCGATCACGATCACCGCGCAGCAGGACAATCTGTTCGAGATCACCGCAAAGGGCAGCAGCCCGAAGGTCACCCGCGCGATCGTGCAGAAACTCATCGATATCTTCGTCGAGGAAAACCTGGCCGGGGATCGCGACGAGACGACCCAGTCGCTGCGCTTCCTCGATGCGCAACTCGAACAGCGCCAGAAGCAGTTGCAGGATGCCGAGGCCAAGAAGACCGATTTCCAGAACCGCTACCTGGGCTCGCTGCCCGGCACCGGAACGCTGACCGACCGGATGGGGGCCGCGCGCAGTGCGATGGCGCAGGTCGACAGCGATCTTGCCGCCGCCCAATCGAGTCTCGCCGCCGTGAACGGGCAGATGGCAGGAACGCCGGCGACGGTGGCCGGGCCTCCGGGCACGGTCACGACCGGTCCGGCACGCGCGCGCCTGGCCGCGATCCAGGGACAGATTGCCGAGGCCCGATCGCGCGGCTTCACGGACAATCACCCCGACATGATCGCGTTGAAGAGCCAACTCGGCGCGGCAACCGCAGCCGCGCGCAGCGAACCGGTCGGTTCGGGCGGCGCAGGCGGTGCTTCGGCCAATCCGCTCTATCTGTCGCTGCGATCGATGCAGGCCGACAAGCAGTCGCAGGTCGCGGCGCTGTCGATGCGCAAGGCGCAGTTGCAGGCCGATCTGGATACGATCAATTCGAAGCTTGCGGGCGACCCGGCGGTGGCCGCCGAGCAGGGACAGATCGAGCGCAACTATGCCGTGCTGAAGGATCAGTACGACAAGATGCTGGCCGATCGCGAGGACATCAAACTGCGCGGGCAGGCGCAGACACAGACCGATTCGATCAAGTTCAGCGTGATCGATCCGCCGAGTGCGCCGCGCGTGCCGAGCGCACCAAATCGCCCGATGCTGCTGACCGGCGTGCTGATCGTCGCGATCGGCGGCGGGATCGGCGCGGCCTTCGCCTTTGGCCAGCTCAAGACCACCTTCGCCACCGCCGCGCGGCTGGAACGCGCGACGGGCATGCCGGTGATCGGATCGATCGGAGAGGCGGTGACGGCGGCGCAGATCGCCGCGCGACGTCGCAATCTGATGTATTTCGGCGGGGGCGCAGCCGCGCTCGGCGCCGCCTATGTGGCGCTGCTCGGCGTCGAGATGGTCTCACGGGGGCTCGCGGCGTGA
- a CDS encoding acyl-CoA ligase (AMP-forming), exosortase A system-associated — translation MIPLDPIPRPIDALPLRGASDAVALVDRAGALDFAGLEMLTGRTAAWLAAAGLKPGDRVASWLPKTRMACVLPMAAPRAGFVHVPINPMLKHAQVAHILGDSGASVLVTQATRAGTLAAEDVPAGCRVVFEDEVTAEGAMPPSVADPDDLAAILYTSGSTGRPKGVMLSHANLWLGAISVAHYLKLSPEDRVLGVLPLSFDYGQNQLFSTWASGASYAPLDYLTARDVVKAVERLEVTTLAGVPPLWVQLLEAEWPVETAMRLRRLTNSGGALTPRLVRGLRERFPQADLYPMYGLTEAFRSTYLPPDLVDAHPDAMGKAIPFAEVGIARADGSRADPGEAGELVHAGPLVAQGYWRDAERSALRFRDAPTWMASGGKAVWSGDTVIAGADGLFLFVGRDDEMIKSAGNRISPTEIEEAVLAGGEVAEAVALGVKDERLGQAIVVVVRGDGSAEPVLRERLRRDLPSFMQPGRYVWREEMPRNANGKLDRAALREDVTS, via the coding sequence ATGATTCCGCTTGATCCGATACCCCGGCCGATCGATGCCCTGCCTCTGCGCGGGGCATCCGACGCTGTGGCGCTGGTCGATCGTGCGGGCGCGCTGGATTTCGCCGGGTTGGAAATGCTGACCGGGCGGACGGCGGCGTGGCTGGCGGCGGCGGGTCTGAAACCGGGCGATCGGGTGGCGAGCTGGCTGCCGAAGACGCGTATGGCCTGCGTATTGCCGATGGCCGCGCCCCGGGCCGGTTTCGTGCATGTACCGATCAATCCCATGCTGAAGCACGCACAGGTGGCGCATATCCTCGGCGATAGCGGAGCCAGCGTATTGGTGACGCAGGCGACGCGGGCCGGGACGTTGGCGGCGGAGGATGTGCCGGCGGGGTGTCGGGTCGTGTTCGAGGACGAGGTGACGGCGGAGGGCGCGATGCCGCCGTCGGTCGCCGATCCGGATGATCTGGCCGCGATCCTCTACACCTCGGGATCGACCGGGCGACCCAAGGGCGTGATGCTGAGCCATGCCAATCTCTGGCTCGGCGCGATTTCGGTGGCGCATTATCTGAAATTGTCGCCCGAGGATCGCGTTTTGGGCGTCCTGCCGCTCAGTTTCGATTACGGACAGAACCAGCTATTTTCGACCTGGGCATCGGGGGCGTCCTATGCGCCGCTGGACTATCTCACCGCGCGTGATGTCGTGAAGGCGGTCGAACGGCTCGAGGTCACTACATTGGCCGGGGTGCCGCCATTATGGGTGCAGCTGTTGGAGGCGGAGTGGCCCGTCGAGACGGCGATGCGGCTCAGGCGGCTGACGAATTCGGGCGGGGCACTGACGCCGCGCTTGGTCCGAGGGCTGCGCGAGCGGTTTCCACAGGCCGATCTGTATCCGATGTACGGGCTGACCGAAGCGTTTCGATCGACCTATCTTCCGCCCGACCTGGTCGATGCGCATCCGGACGCGATGGGCAAGGCGATCCCCTTCGCCGAGGTGGGTATTGCGCGGGCGGATGGCTCCCGCGCCGACCCAGGGGAGGCGGGGGAGTTGGTGCATGCCGGCCCGCTGGTGGCGCAAGGCTATTGGCGAGACGCGGAACGCTCGGCGCTGCGGTTTCGCGATGCGCCGACGTGGATGGCGTCCGGTGGCAAGGCGGTTTGGTCCGGCGATACCGTGATCGCGGGCGCGGATGGGCTGTTCCTATTCGTCGGGCGCGACGACGAGATGATAAAATCGGCCGGCAACCGGATCAGCCCGACCGAAATCGAGGAAGCGGTGCTGGCCGGAGGCGAGGTGGCCGAGGCGGTGGCGCTGGGCGTGAAGGACGAGCGGCTGGGGCAGGCGATCGTGGTGGTGGTACGAGGAGACGGCTCAGCGGAGCCGGTGTTGCGGGAGAGGTTGCGGCGGGATCTGCCGAGTTTCATGCAGCCGGGGCGGTATGTCTGGCGGGAAGAAATGCCGCGCAATGCGAACGGGAAGCTGGACCGGGCGGCGTTGAGGGAGGACGTGACGTCATGA
- a CDS encoding AAA family ATPase, whose protein sequence is MYDDHYGLTGRPFQLTPDPRFWFDTATHRKAMAYLGYGLAQGEGFIVITGDVGAGKTTLVGHLMATVDRERLNIIKIVSTQIEADDLLRLVAGGLEVESDGLTKAQLLTAIERGLHATARAGRRTLLIVDESQALPVSSLEELRMLSNFQAGGHALLQIFLLGQPEFRERLHGSDRLEQLRQRVIAMHHLDPMGADEVEPYMVHRLSLVGWQDNPHFTPDAFRALHDATDGVPRRLNQLAGRVLLYGAIEQLQTIDRDVIDTVLADIANDTPSMAHAVIQPAAVADNGPVGLPEAPPEVSDDEPAPRPLFHTPPPSEARPIRAPLFVEPEQVAELEPEAEQVAEVAEVAAKPAPADRISALEARIEEQEEALRRVLTLLVDWVEHDPRAAAALASVGR, encoded by the coding sequence ATGTACGACGACCATTATGGCCTGACCGGACGGCCGTTCCAGCTGACGCCCGATCCGCGTTTCTGGTTCGACACGGCCACGCATCGCAAGGCGATGGCCTATCTCGGCTATGGCCTGGCGCAGGGCGAGGGCTTCATCGTCATCACCGGCGACGTCGGGGCGGGCAAGACCACTCTGGTCGGGCATCTGATGGCGACCGTCGACCGCGAGCGGCTGAACATCATCAAGATCGTCTCGACCCAGATCGAGGCCGACGACCTTTTGCGGCTTGTTGCCGGCGGGCTGGAAGTGGAGTCCGATGGGCTGACCAAGGCGCAACTGCTCACCGCGATCGAGCGCGGGCTGCATGCCACGGCGCGGGCCGGGCGGCGGACGCTGCTGATCGTCGACGAATCCCAGGCGCTGCCGGTATCGAGCCTCGAAGAACTGCGCATGCTGTCCAACTTCCAGGCGGGCGGGCATGCGCTGTTGCAGATCTTCCTGCTCGGCCAGCCCGAGTTCCGCGAGCGGCTGCATGGATCGGATCGGCTAGAGCAGTTGCGCCAGCGCGTGATCGCGATGCACCATCTCGATCCGATGGGGGCCGACGAGGTCGAGCCTTATATGGTCCACCGCCTGTCGCTGGTCGGCTGGCAGGACAATCCGCATTTCACGCCCGACGCGTTCCGCGCGCTGCACGATGCGACCGACGGAGTGCCGCGCCGGCTGAACCAGCTCGCCGGCCGGGTGCTGCTGTACGGCGCGATCGAGCAGTTGCAGACGATCGACCGCGATGTGATCGATACCGTCCTGGCCGATATCGCGAACGATACCCCGTCGATGGCACATGCGGTGATCCAGCCCGCAGCGGTCGCCGATAATGGTCCGGTGGGTTTGCCCGAGGCACCGCCGGAGGTCTCGGACGACGAGCCTGCGCCGCGTCCGCTGTTCCACACACCGCCGCCGAGCGAAGCGCGTCCGATCCGGGCACCGCTGTTCGTGGAGCCCGAACAGGTCGCCGAATTGGAACCGGAAGCCGAGCAGGTCGCCGAAGTTGCCGAAGTTGCCGCCAAACCCGCTCCGGCCGATCGCATTTCCGCGCTCGAAGCCCGGATCGAGGAGCAGGAAGAGGCGCTGCGCCGCGTGCTGACGCTGCTGGTCGATTGGGTCGAGCACGATCCGCGCGCCGCGGCCGCGCTCGCCTCCGTGGGCCGGTAA
- a CDS encoding FemAB family XrtA/PEP-CTERM system-associated protein codes for MMPVGKPLALRFADLGDGHERARIDAWVRAQPGATPFHLPAWSVAVARACGHTSHTLIAERADGVIAGLLPLTEISSPLFGRALVSNGFAVDGGILAGEPAAVRQLGEAAWALAQELRCPTLELRGGPAEGPEWLRDDSTYLGFVRDLATDDEAELLAIPRKQRAEVRKSLGFDLDVSIGRDAAAARAHYAVYAESVRNLGTPVFPSRLFREVLREFGDDADTLTVRANGVPQASVLSLYFNGTVYPYWGGGTAAARGLRANDRMYFALMGHARAKGCTRFDFGRSKAGTGPAAFKKNWGFEGVPLAYAKRAAPGQEPREINPLNPRYQAKIALWKTLPLWMANMIGPHIARGLG; via the coding sequence ATGATGCCGGTCGGCAAACCGCTGGCGCTGCGCTTTGCCGATCTGGGCGACGGGCACGAACGCGCGCGGATCGACGCCTGGGTGCGGGCGCAACCGGGTGCGACGCCCTTCCATCTGCCGGCGTGGAGCGTCGCGGTGGCGCGCGCGTGTGGGCATACCAGCCACACCCTGATCGCCGAGCGGGCAGATGGCGTGATCGCCGGGCTGCTGCCGCTGACCGAGATATCGTCGCCCTTGTTCGGGCGCGCCCTGGTGTCGAATGGTTTCGCGGTCGATGGTGGCATATTGGCGGGGGAGCCGGCAGCGGTGCGGCAATTGGGCGAGGCTGCCTGGGCGTTGGCGCAGGAATTGCGCTGCCCGACGCTGGAACTGCGCGGCGGCCCGGCGGAGGGGCCGGAATGGCTGCGCGACGACAGCACGTATCTCGGCTTCGTGCGCGATCTGGCGACGGATGACGAAGCGGAATTGCTGGCGATCCCGCGCAAGCAGCGCGCCGAGGTGCGCAAGAGCCTGGGGTTCGATCTCGACGTGAGCATCGGTCGCGATGCGGCGGCGGCGCGCGCGCATTATGCGGTCTATGCCGAATCGGTGCGCAATCTCGGCACGCCGGTATTCCCGTCGCGATTGTTCAGGGAGGTGCTGCGCGAGTTTGGTGACGACGCCGATACCCTGACGGTCCGTGCGAACGGCGTTCCGCAGGCAAGCGTGCTCAGCCTGTATTTCAACGGCACGGTCTATCCCTATTGGGGCGGAGGCACGGCGGCTGCGCGAGGCTTGCGCGCGAACGACCGGATGTATTTCGCCTTGATGGGGCATGCGCGCGCCAAGGGCTGTACACGGTTCGATTTCGGAAGGTCCAAGGCAGGCACCGGGCCGGCGGCGTTCAAAAAGAATTGGGGTTTCGAGGGCGTGCCGCTCGCTTATGCCAAGCGCGCCGCGCCGGGGCAGGAACCGCGCGAAATCAACCCGCTCAACCCACGATATCAAGCGAAGATCGCGCTGTGGAAGACGCTGCCCTTGTGGATGGCGAACATGATAGGACCGCATATCGCGCGCGGCCTGGGCTGA
- a CDS encoding acyl carrier protein codes for MTVRATLRDILGVSQERVDTFRSETPLFGALPELDSMAVAGLLTELEERLGILIEDDEVDGEMLETFGALVRFATAKVTG; via the coding sequence ATGACCGTACGCGCAACCTTGCGCGACATCCTGGGCGTGAGCCAGGAGCGCGTCGACACGTTCCGCAGCGAGACGCCGTTGTTCGGCGCGCTGCCCGAACTCGATTCGATGGCCGTCGCCGGACTGCTCACCGAACTGGAGGAACGGCTCGGCATCCTGATCGAGGATGACGAGGTCGACGGGGAGATGCTGGAAACCTTCGGCGCCCTCGTCCGCTTCGCCACCGCCAAGGTCACTGGATGA
- a CDS encoding XrtA/PEP-CTERM system exopolysaccharide export protein has protein sequence MRMGSGFKTLTTAMIASTALSGCMGGGGRSQLPPASFVATQEQPGEEYVIGPLDQLQIFVWRNPELSSDVQVRPDGRITTPLISDMPAVGKTPAMLADDLKISLGEYIKDPIVSVIVKNFSGTFSQQVRIVGATEKPASIPYRANMTLLDAMIAVGGLSQYAAGNKARLVRYDRNTGKQVEYNLKLSSLLKSGDSRANVRLAPGDVIIIPESMF, from the coding sequence ATGCGTATGGGTTCCGGTTTCAAGACTCTGACGACGGCGATGATCGCCAGCACCGCGTTGTCCGGCTGCATGGGGGGCGGGGGCCGATCGCAACTGCCGCCGGCCAGCTTCGTCGCGACGCAGGAGCAGCCGGGCGAGGAATATGTGATCGGCCCGCTCGACCAGTTGCAAATCTTCGTATGGCGCAATCCCGAACTGTCGTCCGACGTCCAGGTGCGCCCCGACGGCCGCATCACCACGCCATTGATCAGCGATATGCCCGCCGTCGGCAAGACCCCGGCGATGCTGGCCGACGATCTAAAGATCTCGCTCGGCGAATATATCAAGGACCCGATCGTATCGGTGATCGTCAAGAATTTCAGCGGCACGTTCAGCCAGCAGGTGCGGATCGTCGGCGCGACCGAAAAGCCCGCGTCGATCCCGTACCGCGCCAACATGACTCTGCTCGACGCGATGATCGCGGTCGGTGGGCTCAGCCAATATGCGGCGGGCAACAAGGCGCGTCTGGTGCGCTACGATCGCAATACCGGCAAGCAGGTCGAATATAATCTGAAACTCTCCAGCCTGCTCAAGAGCGGCGATTCGCGCGCCAATGTCCGGCTCGCGCCGGGCGACGTGATCATCATCCCGGAAAGCATGTTCTGA